A single region of the Triticum dicoccoides isolate Atlit2015 ecotype Zavitan chromosome 2B, WEW_v2.0, whole genome shotgun sequence genome encodes:
- the LOC119368325 gene encoding FCS-Like Zinc finger 1-like, translating to MACAFFFDAEPVDEPGVHSLDACALCTKPLARDSDIFMYRGDTPFCSEECRHEQMQLDAACARQAARAAARRQKQFSSGTGAGRAHRESWEVSVAS from the coding sequence ATGGCCTGCGCCTTCTTCTTCGACGCAGAACCGGTCGACGAGCCCGGCGTGCACTCCCTGGACGCGTGCGCGCTCTGCACCAAGCCGCTGGCGCGCGACAGCGACATCTTCATGTACAGAGGGGACACGCCCTTCTGCAGCGAGGAGTGCCGCCACGAGCAGATGCAACTCGACGCCGCCTGCGCCAGGCAGGCGGCCAGGGCGGCTGCCCggaggcagaagcagttctcctcaGGAACGGGGGCCGGGCGCGCGCACCGGGAGTCCTGGGAGGTGTCCGTCGCAAGCTAA